GGCGCCTTCAGCGCCCCGCCCCCGGTCGCCGCCATAAAGGGCGTCTCCGACGATGGGGTGCCCCGCCGACTTGAGGTGCACGCGGATCTGGTGCGTGCGCCCGGTCCTGGGGCGCGCTTCGAGAAACGTCGCGCCCGGCATCCGCTCGCGGATGGTGAAGTCGGTGACGGCGTCCCGCGCCTTGGACGTGCGCGCGGAGATCTTCTTGCGATGCATCCGGTCCCGGCCGATGGCGAGATCGACGGTGAAGTGCGCCATCCGCACCTCCCCCCAGGCCAGCGCCAGGTACGTCTTCTCGACGGTCCGATCCTTGAACTGCGCCGCCAGGGACCGGTGCGCGGCGTCGTTTCGGGCGGCCACGATCACCCCCGACGTCCCGCGGTCGAGCCGGTGGACGATTCCCGGCCGCTCCGCGCCGCCGATCGTGGACCAGCCCGGCGATCGCGCCAGGAGGGCGTGCACGAGGGTTCCCGACCTGGCGCCGGCGCCCGGGTGGACCACCATCCCGGCCGGCTTGTCGAGCACGGCGAGATCCTCGTCCTCGTACAGCACGTCGAGCGCGATCGCCTCGGGCTCGAACCGGCTCGCCTCGGGCTCGGGGATGATCAGCGTGACGACCTGGTCCGCTCTCACGGACTGCGCGGGACGCGACGCCCTGTCGTCGACGAGGACGTGGCCGTCGCGGGTCAATCTCTGCAGGAAGGCCCGGCTCATCGAGGGGAGGCGGGAGGCGAGGAAACGGTCGAGGCGCGCGCCGTCGTCCGCCGGCTCGACGACGAACCGGTGGCCGCCCCCGTCCATCAGGCGCTCCGCCCGGTAGGCCGCGGCCGGCGTCGCGTCCAGAGAAAGAACCCCGCGACCAGCGCCGCGGCGACGGCGATGATCTGGGACGTGGAAGCCCCGAAGGCGTCGCCTCGAGGATCTCCCCGCGTGAACTCGACCGCGCCGCGCAGGAGGGCGTAGAGGAGCAGGTACCAGAGGAAGAGCTGCCCGTCGGCCCGCCGCCGCCGCGAAAGGAGGATCAGGACTCCGAAGAGGACGAGATCGAGGATCGATTCGTAGATCTGCGAGGGATGGAGCGGGATGTCGAGCGGGACGCCCGTCAGGCGGTGCGCCTCGGGGTCGGTGAACGTGACGGCCCAGGGGAGGTCGCTCGGACGGCCGAAGCAGCAGCCCGCCGCGAAGCACCCGAGCCGGCCTATCGCCTGGCCGAGCGCGACGGCCGGGGCCGCCGCATCGGCGATCTTCCAGCCCGGCAGGCCGCGCCGCGCCACGAGCACGAGGCACGTGATCACGGCCGCGACGAAACCGCCGTAGAAGACGCCGGCCGACTGGAGCCCCGCGAGAATCGCGCGCGGGTTGTCGATGTAGTACCGGTAATCGATCGCGTAGAGGAGGAGCTTCGCGCCGAGGATGCCGCTGACGAGCGCGGCGATCCACAGATCGAGGACCGCCTCCGCGGGGAGGCTGGCCTGCGCGGCGCGCTTGCGCGCCAGCGCGAGCGCGGCGAGAAAGGCGAGGGCGAGGAGGAGGCCGTACGTCGGCAGGCCGAAGGAGCGGCCGAAGACGGGGATCGAGACGAGGAAGGGTCTCAAGACTGCGGCCCTGCGACCGGCGCGCGATCGCCCGCCTCGCGCGTGAAGATCCCCTCGGCGAGCAGGAGCGCGACTCCGGCGCAAATCGCGGAGTCGGCGAGGTTGAACGCAGGCCAGTGATGCGTGCCGACGTACGCGTCGAGGAAGTCGATGACGTGTCCGAGCCGGAGGCGATCGGCGAGATTCCCGGCGGCGCCGCCGACGATGAGCCCGAGCGCCGCGCGCGGCCACGCCTGCGCGGCGCGCAGGTGCCACGCGTACCACCCCATGAGGAGTATCGCGACGACGGGGATCGCGGCGAAGAGGACGCCGCGGAGAGGTCCATCGGCGTCTCGCAGGATGCCGAAGATCCCGCCGGCGTTCGTCACGAGGGTGAGATCGAACAGTCCCGGGATCACGGGAACGGCGAGCCCGGGGGCGAGGCTTCTCACCACCATCAGCTTGGAGATCTGATCGGCGGCGAGCGTGGCGAGCGCGATGGTCAACGTGAGAGACCTTCCCCCGAGCCGCATCATCGGATCTTCCAGCCCTCCGGGAAGCCCGCGGCCGCGCATCGCGGCGGCGGGGTGGCGGCGGATCGCGGGTCATCCCGGACGCGAAAGGGAGGCCGCAGATCGAGAGCGGGCACGTTAGCCAAGGCCCCAAAAGGTGTCAAGGAAGGCCGCTTCGAAGGCGTTTCCTTGAATCCGCGAAAAATCGGATGATAGACTCGCGCGATTCCGTCTTCGGGAGAACTCCTTGAACCGGACGTATCTCGACCACAATGCCTCGGCACCGATGCCCGACCGCGTGCGGCAGACGCTCGCCGACGCGCTCGATCGCTTCGCGGGGAATGCCTCGAGCCCCCACGCGGAGGGCCAGGCGGCGAAGCGGGCGCTCGAGATCTCGCGGAACGGAATCGCGGCGTTCTGCGGCGCCCGGCCTTCGGAAGTCGTCCTGACCAGCGGCGGCAGCGAGTCCAACAACGCCGCGATTCGCGGCGCCGCCGCGGCGAGCAGGGATCTCGGGCGCCCGATGCGCCTCGTCACCTCGGCGGTGGAGCACCCCTCGGTCCTCGAGACCTGCCGCGCGCTCGAGAAGGCCGGCTTCGAGTGGACGGCGCTCCGCGTCGATGCCCGCGGCGTCGTCGATCCGGACGATCTCCGCGCGACCCTTGCCGCACGTCCGGCGTGCCTCGTCTCCGTCATGCACGCGAACAACGAGACCGGTGTCATCCAGCCCGTCGAAGCGCTCGCGGATGTCGCCCGCCGCCACGGCGCCCTGTTTCACGTCGACGCGGTCCAGAGCGCCGGAAAGATCCCCGTCCACACCGTCGTGGCCTCGGCGGATTTCACCAGCCTGGCGTCCCACAAAATCGGCGGGCCCGCCGGAGTCGGAGCGCTGGTGGTCCGGGAGTCGGCGCCGTTCGCCTCGACGCTCACCGGGGGCGCTCACGAGGGACGCCGCCGCGCGGGGACCGAGCCCGTCCCGCTCGCCGTGGCGTTCGCCGCCGCGGCCGAAATCGCCGCGCAGGATCTCGAGGCCCGGGCGGTGCGTCTCGCCTCCCTCCGGGACTTCGTCGAGGAGGCCGTCTCCGTCGTCGAGCCCCGGGCCGTGTTCCACGGACGCGGGGCGGCGCGGCTCCCGAACACCACGAACTTCTACATTCCCGGCGACGCCGGAAGGGACCTCGTGATGCAGCTCGATCTGATGGGATTCGCAGTTTCCAACGGCGCCGCGTGCAGCACCGGTTCCGCCAGGCCGTCGCACGTCCTCGCCGCGATGGGGCGCGGTGCCGAGGAGACGGCGCACTCCCTGCGCGTCAGCCTCGGGCCGGAGGTCTCGCGGGACGACCTCGCCGGATTCCTCACGGCGCTCGCGCGGGCCCTCGGGTCCGTGGCGCCCGAGCTGGCGACGGAAGGAGCCGGCCGATGAAGGCGGCGTGCACCGCGTGCGGCAAGGCCTTTTCGTTCGATGAAGCCAGGTTCGGCGACAGGCCCTCGGTCAAGGTCCGCTGCCCGTCGTGCAAGGCGGTCGTCGAGCTCGCGAAGCCCGCGGAGATCGCCACCGCCCCTCCCGCGGCCGCCGTCGTCGAGGAGGGGAATTCCCCCACGCAGAAGCTCAAGCGTGACGAGGTCGCCGCGGCCGGGGGAGACATCCTGCTCCCGATGCCGCAGGATCACCGCGTCTCGCTCGCCATCCTCAGCGGCAAGGGCTCCGGGCAGGTGATTCACTGCGAGCGGTCGAGGGTGATCATCGGCCGGACGGGCGCCGACGTGAGCCTCGACGACGAGGAGGTCTCGAGGCGCCACGCGGCGCTCGAGATCAGGGACGATCGGTTCTTCCTGAAAGATCTCGGCAGCACGAACGGCACGTTCGTGGACGAGCGCAAGATCACCGACGCGGAGATCTTCGACAAGGGGGAGTTCCGGATCGGCAGCACCCAGATCATGCTCATCGTGACGCCGAAGGACGAGGTCTGACGGGGGGAGGTCCTGCCGTGGGGCGTGTGTTGTCGGCGATGAGCGGCGGGCTCGACTCCTCGGTCGCCGCGGCGCTCCTCGTGAAGGACGGTCACGACGTGGTCGGGGTCTCGCTCCAGCTCTCCGACGAGAGCCGGGGAGGCGCGGTCTCGCGCTGCTGCTCATCGGCCGATCTCCGCGACGCCCGGCTCGTCGCCGCCGCCCTCGACATCCCTTACTACGTCGTCAACGACGAAGCGGCGTTCGACCGGGAGGTTCGCGCCCCCTTCCTCGATGCCTACGCCGCCGGACGCACTCCCAACCCGTGCGTGCGGTGCAACAGCGCGCTCAAGTTCGGGACACTTCTCAGGATCGCGCGGGCGATAGGCGCCGATCGGATCGCCACGGGCCATTACGCGCGCGTGGAGGCGGACCCCGCAACCGGCGCTCCGCGGCTTCTCCGCGGCGTCGATCGGGCGAAAGACCAGTCGTATTTCCTCTTCGACCTGGACGCCTCGCAGCTCGGGGCCGCCCTCTTTCCATTGGGCGGAATGACGAAGGCCGCCGTTCGTGAGGCGGCGGTCGCGATGGACCTTCCGGTCGCGGGGAAGGCCGAAAGCCAGGACCTCTGCTTCGTTCCGGGCGGGGACACGCGCGCCTACCTTCGGGAGGCTCTCGGCTCGGGAGCCGCCGGCGACGTCGTCGATGCGTCGGGAGCCGTGCTCGGGAACCATCGAGGGGTGCACGAGTTCACGGTCGGCCAGCGCCGCGGGCTCGGGATCGCCGCCTCGCGGCCGCTCTACGTCCTCGCGGTCGACGGCGCCTCGAACCGCGTCGTGGTCGGCGGCGAGTCGGAGCTCGACGCTGCGACGCTCACCGCGAGCGGCTGCCGGCTCCACGACGCGACGCACTGGGCGGGTCCGTTCCGGGCGGAGGCCCGGATCCGGTCGCGGCACGAGGGAGCGCCCGCGGACGTCACACCATTGGGCGACGGCCGGATGAGGGTCGCCTTCGAAAAGCCGCAGAGGGCCGTGACGCCCGGGCAGGCCATCGTCCTCTACGACGGCGATCGCGTCCTCGGAGGTGGATGGATCGACTCTCGCGACCTTGATTCGGATCGGGGGCGTCCTGTAGCATGCGCGGAGCTCCACCCGGAGCGGGCATAACTCAGTGGTAGAGTGTCAGCTTCCCAAGCTGAAAGTCGTGGGTTCAAATCCCATTGCCCGCTCCAACGCTCCTCCTCGAGACGCGCCGTGAAGGGCCGTCCGGCGGCTGCAAGCAAGACGGTCGTCTCGGACCGCTACGAAATCCTCCGGGCCCTCGGTGCGGGTTCCGCCGCCGAAGTTTTCCGCGCGCGAGACACCCTCTTCAAGCGCGTCGTCGCCCTCAAGCGGTTCAAGTCCCGGGCGGGGGAGGAGCTGAAGCGGACTCTCGCTTCGGAGTTCGTCCTCCTCGCCGGGCTTCATCACCCCGCGCTTCCCAGCGTTCACGATTTCGCCGTCGACGCGTCCGGACGCCCGTTCTTCACGATGGACTACCTCGAAGGGCCGTCCCTCGAGAGCCTGCTCGTGGGCTGCCGCGGAGCGCGTCATGCCGATCGCGAGCTGATCGTCGCGCGGTACGCCGGGAGAATCCTCTCCGCCCTCTCTTACATCCACGCCCGTGGCGTCGTGCACGGCGACATCAAGCCCTCCAATATCCTCTTCGCCCGCAAGCCGCGGGGGGCCCCACCGGCCCTTGACCTGAGGCTCGTCGACTTCGGACTGAGCTTTGCCGTGGACTCGATCGCGAGCGCGACTGCGCGTGGGACGCCGCGCTACATGGCCCCCGAGGTTCTGCGGGGCGGCCCACCCGACACGCAGTCGGACCTCTTCAGCCTGGGAGCCGTTCTGCGCGCGTGCCTCGACACCCGCCGCGCCGTCGCGCCATCGTCCTCGCCCTTCGCGTCGCGGCTCGAGGCCTTCATCTCCCGGCTCGTCGAGCCCTCGAAGAGCCTGAGATACCGCCGCGCCGAGGAGGCCTTCGCGGACCTCGTGGCGCTCCTCGAGACGCGCGATCTCGCGGCCGCGAAGGAGCTTCGGACGTCTTTTTCCTTCGCCCTGCGACCTCGCGGCTGGGAGACCGGTCAGTCAAGGCTTCGCGAGCGAATCGCCGAGGCTCGGGCGGGTGCCGGCGGCGCGATCGTCGCGGAAGGACTGCGAGGGGAGCCGGCCCGCCGCGTGCTCATCGAGATGGCGGCGAGGGCGCGCGCCTCCGGGATGCGCGTCGAGATGATGTTCTCGACGGACGGGGGACCGGGCCCGCGCATCCGGGAACGGCTCGACGGAACATTGCGGCGCGGTCCGATGGAAGAATCCCGCGGACCCGGCCCGCAACGCCGCGGCGTCGAGACCCCCGCCTCGGCCCTCGCCGTGCGCATGCGTGACTCCGGCCGCGACGGGAGCACGGCGGGCGTCGTGTGGTTCATCGAGTCGGTGACGCCGCTCGAGGGAGCCGACGTCGAGACGCTCGCGCATCTTGCGTTCGCCCTGCGCGAGGCGCCGAGCCTGGTTGCCGTCGCCTGCCCGTCGGTCGTCGGAGAGCCTGGTCGGACCGTGCTCGCGCCCCGCGACCGGACGATCTTTCCGCGTCTCGCCGTCGGCGACGTCGAGCTCTCGCTCGCGGATCTCTTCGGCGAGATACAGCCGCGCGTCAGTCTCGCGAGAGTGCTGCACGCCGTCGCGGGCGGCGACGCCGCCGAGCTGGAGCGCGCGCTGGCGTCGGCCGTCGACAGGGGAGCTCTCACTCGCAGGAACGGCGGGTGGATCGGCGATCCGGCGCGCGTGAAGCGCGCGGCGCGCGAGACGACGACCAGGGCCGTTCGCGCCACGACGTTGACCGCGGCGCTGAGGGCGCCGGCGAGAGACCTGGCGGTTCTCGGCGCGGAATTCGACATCGGCGCGGCCCGGGCCGTTCTCGGTGCCGAGGACCCCGTGGTGTCGAGAATCCTCTTCGGCCTCCGGTGCGCGGGATGCGTCGAGGCCATGTCGCCGGGAAGCTCCGACACGCGCTGGCGATTCGCTTCACCGAAGGCTGCGGAGTCTCTCGCGGCCGCATTGAGTCCTGCGAGACGGCGTCTCCTCCATGCGCGAGCCCTGCGGCATTTCAGGGAAAACCACCGCGGCCACGGAAACCCGGACGCCATCGCGAGACACCTCGAAGGTGCCGGCGACGCGGCGGGGGCGGCGGCGATGCACGTGGGTCTGGGCAGAGCCGCGTTCGAATCGCACGATTTTCTCAGCGCTTGCGAGCATCTGGAGCGCGCGCTGGACCCGCCGGCCCCGGGATCGGACGGTGCGGCGGGCGTCCGGTTCGACCTGGGGAAGTCCCTCCAGAGCGCCGGCAGGCTCGAGGCGAGCCGCGTGATCCTCCAGCGGCTGATCGACGAGGAGAGCGGCGTGGATCCCGCCGATGTCCGCATCTCGCAGGCCTGGAACCTGAGCGGGCTCGGTCGCCCTGCCGAAGGGATGGCGCTCCTCCAGGAGGCGCTCGATCAGGTTCCTCAGAACGACCGATCGCGGCGCGGGCTCGTGCGCGCGCAGATGAGCTGGATCGAGTTCATGCGCAGGGACTTCGGAGAGGCGGAGCGCCAGCTTCAGGCCGCGCGCGAGGCGACGGGTGGGGAAGCCGCCCCTCGGGTCATGGCCAGCATCGAGTCGCTGGCCGGGCGCCTGCAGGCTGTGCGCGGCAACGAGTCGGCGGCCGAAGAAGCCATTCTGCGCGCGGCCGAGATCTATCGCCAGTCGCACGACGGCTGGCGCCGCCATACGGAGATGCATGCTCTCGGTCTGATTCTCATCCGGAAGGATCCCGAACGCGCGAAGGAGTACTTCCTGGGCGCGCGAGAGGAGTGCGCGCGGGTGGGAGACGACAGGGGATTGTTCACCGTCCTCGGCCACCTCGGGAGCGTGAATCGAACCCTGGGAAACTGGGACGCCGCGGCGGCTGAGTTCCGCCTCGCCATCGATGTGGGCGAGTCGCTCGGGCTCGGCGGCCTTCACACTCAGTACTCGAATCTCGGCAGTCTGCTCACGGACCAGGGACGCTTCGAGGAGGCGGGAGCCTGTTTCGACCGAGCCGCCCATCTGGCCACGGCCGTCCATGCGCGGTTCGACTCCCTCCTCTACGAGCTGAACAGGGCCCGGCTGGAGCTGCGGCGCAACCGCCCTGATGCGTCGCTGGAGCTCCTCGAGGGAACGGCACCGTCTCTCTCTCCGGGCGACGTCCGTGCATGGATCAACCTCCATCTCTACCGCGCGGAGGCCCTCGCGGAGCTGGGTCGATTCGCCGACGCCGACGTGTCCTCCCGCGCCGCGACGTCCGCCGCGGCTTCGCAGGAGGACGAGACCTTCAAGGGCGAGGCGCTTCTCTACGGCGCGCGGGTGCATCGATTGTCAGGGAGGCGCGAGGCGGCGAGCGACGCGCTCGACCGGGCGATCGCGATATTCCGACGCCACCATCAGCGGGTGTACGAAGCGCGCGCCCTCCTGGAGAGGGCGGAGTCTCTCGCGGCGGAACCCGCGCGCACCGATGACGCTCTCGAGAGCCTGGATGGCGCCGTCGCTGTCTTCGAGCCGTGCGGAGCTGCGCCGTTCCTCGCCCGTGCCGCGCGGATCCGCGAGCGCCTCGCCCGGGGAGCCCGGCGTCGAGACGAAGCGCCGCGGGAGCTTCAGACCCTCTATCGCGTCGGACGACTTCTCGAGGTCGTCGAGGACCTGCCGTCCCTGCTGGAGGATCTGCTCGATGCTTCGATCGCGCTCATCGGAGCGGAACGGGGGATGATCTTCCTCGCGGCCGAGGGTGCGTCGAAGGAACTCGTGCGCGCCGCGTCCCGCTCCCTCGACGAGTCCGAAGCGCGCGACGTCGAGAAGACCAGCCGTGGCATTCTGAAGAGAGCGCTCGTCGACGACTCCCCACTTCTCTCGCACGACGCCAAAGCGGATTCCAGGCTGCGATCGCTCAAGAGCGTCATCCGGTTCGAGATTCGCTCCGTCCTCTGCGCGCCGCTGCGCACCGGGAAGACCGTGCTCGGGACGATCTATCTCGACCACCGGACCCCCGGCCGGTTCGGGGACAAGGAGGCCGAGTTCATGCGCGCCCTTGCCGGCCTCGCAGCTCCCGCAATCGCGGCCGCCGCAGCCAGGCGCAAACTCGACACGGAGGTACGCGGGCTCCGGCAGGAGGTTCAAGCCCTCCGGACGCGCGACGGGGACGGCATGACCCCGGAGGTGCTCGTCGGCGGCAGCGAAGCGATGCAGCGCGTGCGCGGGCTCGTGGAGAAGTGCGCCGCCAGCCAGGCCAGCGTCCTGATTCTGGGAGAGACGGGCACAGGAAAGGATCTGGTCGCGAAGGCGATTCACGAGGCGAGCCCGCGGGCGGGAAAACCGTTCATTGCGGTCGGAGGAGCCGATCTCCAGGGGGACATGTCGAACGCGGATCTGTTCGGCGCGGTGGAGGGGGCTGCCACCGGCGTCCATGCGAGGCCCGGAAAGTTCGAGATCGCGAGCGGCGGGACGCTTTATTTCCACGCGATGGAGTCCCTTCCGCTGGACACTCAGGCCCGGCTTCTTCGCGTGCTCGAGGAGCCCTACGTAGAGCGCATCGGTGGGACGACGAAGATCCCCATCGATGTCAGGTTCCTCTGCGCCACGTCCGCCGATCTGAACGCGCTGGTCGAGGCCGGGGGATTCCGGCGCGACCTCTACTTCAGGCTCAACGTCGTCTCGATAGAGATTCCGCCACTGCGCGAGCGGCGTGAAGACATCGAGCCGATCCTGCGGCACTACCTCGCGCACTCGAGCCGAGAGCGGGGTGTTCCGATGCTCGGGGTCTCGTCCGCGACGCTCCGAACCTGGCAGTCGTATCCGTGGCCGGGAAACGTGCGTCAGCTCCGCGGGCTCATCGACCGCGCGGTGGTGCTGGGGTGCGCGGAGCTTCCGCCGATCGCCGAGATCGTCTCGACGGCTCAGAGGGGCAACGACGCGGATCTGGTCGAGTCGTCCGCGGCTCGGAACGAGTCACTCGACGCCATCACGGCACGGTACGTCCGTCGCGTTCTCGAACGGTGCGGTGGACAGAAGAAGCTCGCGTGCAGGATCCTCGAGATCAACTACCGGACGCTCCAGCGCTACCTGGGAATGTCCGACCCGGGAGCCCCCACGACGGGGTAGCGCTCGTTTCTCGTCGAGCGCAGAAAAGGCACTTCCTGCTCCCGCGGTTGCACTCAGTGCAATTCCTCCCCTCGGCCCTCTTCGCGGGCGCCTGTCGGTCCCTTCCGTAAATCACTCTCGAAACGGTCTTTATCGTCGCCTGCCGAAAACCTCCGTGTTTGGCGCATGAGTTGCTGAACACCGGATCGGAGGGGCGCTCACTCTTCCGGGATCGACCGACGCCGGGCCTTTGGATCCGCCAACCGTCGCTGAGGCGACAGGAGGTGGATCGTGAGAGGAAGAGGACGTGGAGCGTGGATTGGAATCGCGGCGTTCGTCGCCGTGGGAATCCTGGCATCGCAGGCGTTCGCGGGGTGCGCGGATGAAGTCCCGCCGAGTTGCCCGCCGAAGCCGCAGTGCCCCCCGATTTGCGAGTCCGCGAACGTCGGCGTGGGGACCGTGGGAGCGAAGCAGCTTCCCGGTCACCCGAGCCACGGTTCGCGGGGAAGGGTCGGCATCTGGACGTTGATCACGCTTCGGGCTCTCGCCGCGTCGATGAGCGCGAAGTAGGGGAGGGCGGCGCGTGCAACTCGTCTGGAGTTCTGGAAGCGTGACCCTTCGACCGCTCTCCCTGCGTCGTCTGACATCGGCGCCTCGCGCTCCCGCGCGCGATGCGGCCGTCGTCGATCGTGACGACGGCTACCTCTTCGTGGCACTGCTCTCCCGGGGCCCTGTTCACAGGCCGCAGGCCCCGGATCTCCGCCTCCTGCCTGGAGGCCAGGCCTGACCTCACTCCCCCGGGCGGGAGGATCGTCTCCCCACACGATCCTCCCGTGCCTGGGAGCGCTCGCCGGATTCCTCGAACGCCACCCTCGTCGGCGACGCGATGACGGAATCTGACAGGAATTAGAACGCAGGCGTCAACGACATGACGC
This region of Acidobacteriota bacterium genomic DNA includes:
- a CDS encoding FHA domain-containing protein — encoded protein: MKAACTACGKAFSFDEARFGDRPSVKVRCPSCKAVVELAKPAEIATAPPAAAVVEEGNSPTQKLKRDEVAAAGGDILLPMPQDHRVSLAILSGKGSGQVIHCERSRVIIGRTGADVSLDDEEVSRRHAALEIRDDRFFLKDLGSTNGTFVDERKITDAEIFDKGEFRIGSTQIMLIVTPKDEV
- a CDS encoding RluA family pseudouridine synthase, coding for MDGGGHRFVVEPADDGARLDRFLASRLPSMSRAFLQRLTRDGHVLVDDRASRPAQSVRADQVVTLIIPEPEASRFEPEAIALDVLYEDEDLAVLDKPAGMVVHPGAGARSGTLVHALLARSPGWSTIGGAERPGIVHRLDRGTSGVIVAARNDAAHRSLAAQFKDRTVEKTYLALAWGEVRMAHFTVDLAIGRDRMHRKKISARTSKARDAVTDFTIRERMPGATFLEARPRTGRTHQIRVHLKSAGHPIVGDALYGGDRGRGAEGAAIREALRAFPRFALHAWRLVFTHPATGRRLTFEAPLPATFERLLSAFRAGAGSR
- the mnmA gene encoding tRNA 2-thiouridine(34) synthase MnmA, with the translated sequence MSGGLDSSVAAALLVKDGHDVVGVSLQLSDESRGGAVSRCCSSADLRDARLVAAALDIPYYVVNDEAAFDREVRAPFLDAYAAGRTPNPCVRCNSALKFGTLLRIARAIGADRIATGHYARVEADPATGAPRLLRGVDRAKDQSYFLFDLDASQLGAALFPLGGMTKAAVREAAVAMDLPVAGKAESQDLCFVPGGDTRAYLREALGSGAAGDVVDASGAVLGNHRGVHEFTVGQRRGLGIAASRPLYVLAVDGASNRVVVGGESELDAATLTASGCRLHDATHWAGPFRAEARIRSRHEGAPADVTPLGDGRMRVAFEKPQRAVTPGQAIVLYDGDRVLGGGWIDSRDLDSDRGRPVACAELHPERA
- a CDS encoding sigma 54-interacting transcriptional regulator, which codes for MKGRPAAASKTVVSDRYEILRALGAGSAAEVFRARDTLFKRVVALKRFKSRAGEELKRTLASEFVLLAGLHHPALPSVHDFAVDASGRPFFTMDYLEGPSLESLLVGCRGARHADRELIVARYAGRILSALSYIHARGVVHGDIKPSNILFARKPRGAPPALDLRLVDFGLSFAVDSIASATARGTPRYMAPEVLRGGPPDTQSDLFSLGAVLRACLDTRRAVAPSSSPFASRLEAFISRLVEPSKSLRYRRAEEAFADLVALLETRDLAAAKELRTSFSFALRPRGWETGQSRLRERIAEARAGAGGAIVAEGLRGEPARRVLIEMAARARASGMRVEMMFSTDGGPGPRIRERLDGTLRRGPMEESRGPGPQRRGVETPASALAVRMRDSGRDGSTAGVVWFIESVTPLEGADVETLAHLAFALREAPSLVAVACPSVVGEPGRTVLAPRDRTIFPRLAVGDVELSLADLFGEIQPRVSLARVLHAVAGGDAAELERALASAVDRGALTRRNGGWIGDPARVKRAARETTTRAVRATTLTAALRAPARDLAVLGAEFDIGAARAVLGAEDPVVSRILFGLRCAGCVEAMSPGSSDTRWRFASPKAAESLAAALSPARRRLLHARALRHFRENHRGHGNPDAIARHLEGAGDAAGAAAMHVGLGRAAFESHDFLSACEHLERALDPPAPGSDGAAGVRFDLGKSLQSAGRLEASRVILQRLIDEESGVDPADVRISQAWNLSGLGRPAEGMALLQEALDQVPQNDRSRRGLVRAQMSWIEFMRRDFGEAERQLQAAREATGGEAAPRVMASIESLAGRLQAVRGNESAAEEAILRAAEIYRQSHDGWRRHTEMHALGLILIRKDPERAKEYFLGAREECARVGDDRGLFTVLGHLGSVNRTLGNWDAAAAEFRLAIDVGESLGLGGLHTQYSNLGSLLTDQGRFEEAGACFDRAAHLATAVHARFDSLLYELNRARLELRRNRPDASLELLEGTAPSLSPGDVRAWINLHLYRAEALAELGRFADADVSSRAATSAAASQEDETFKGEALLYGARVHRLSGRREAASDALDRAIAIFRRHHQRVYEARALLERAESLAAEPARTDDALESLDGAVAVFEPCGAAPFLARAARIRERLARGARRRDEAPRELQTLYRVGRLLEVVEDLPSLLEDLLDASIALIGAERGMIFLAAEGASKELVRAASRSLDESEARDVEKTSRGILKRALVDDSPLLSHDAKADSRLRSLKSVIRFEIRSVLCAPLRTGKTVLGTIYLDHRTPGRFGDKEAEFMRALAGLAAPAIAAAAARRKLDTEVRGLRQEVQALRTRDGDGMTPEVLVGGSEAMQRVRGLVEKCAASQASVLILGETGTGKDLVAKAIHEASPRAGKPFIAVGGADLQGDMSNADLFGAVEGAATGVHARPGKFEIASGGTLYFHAMESLPLDTQARLLRVLEEPYVERIGGTTKIPIDVRFLCATSADLNALVEAGGFRRDLYFRLNVVSIEIPPLRERREDIEPILRHYLAHSSRERGVPMLGVSSATLRTWQSYPWPGNVRQLRGLIDRAVVLGCAELPPIAEIVSTAQRGNDADLVESSAARNESLDAITARYVRRVLERCGGQKKLACRILEINYRTLQRYLGMSDPGAPTTG
- the lspA gene encoding signal peptidase II, encoding MTIALATLAADQISKLMVVRSLAPGLAVPVIPGLFDLTLVTNAGGIFGILRDADGPLRGVLFAAIPVVAILLMGWYAWHLRAAQAWPRAALGLIVGGAAGNLADRLRLGHVIDFLDAYVGTHHWPAFNLADSAICAGVALLLAEGIFTREAGDRAPVAGPQS
- a CDS encoding prolipoprotein diacylglyceryl transferase, encoding MRPFLVSIPVFGRSFGLPTYGLLLALAFLAALALARKRAAQASLPAEAVLDLWIAALVSGILGAKLLLYAIDYRYYIDNPRAILAGLQSAGVFYGGFVAAVITCLVLVARRGLPGWKIADAAAPAVALGQAIGRLGCFAAGCCFGRPSDLPWAVTFTDPEAHRLTGVPLDIPLHPSQIYESILDLVLFGVLILLSRRRRADGQLFLWYLLLYALLRGAVEFTRGDPRGDAFGASTSQIIAVAAALVAGFFLWTRRRPRPTGRSA
- a CDS encoding cysteine desulfurase; translation: MNRTYLDHNASAPMPDRVRQTLADALDRFAGNASSPHAEGQAAKRALEISRNGIAAFCGARPSEVVLTSGGSESNNAAIRGAAAASRDLGRPMRLVTSAVEHPSVLETCRALEKAGFEWTALRVDARGVVDPDDLRATLAARPACLVSVMHANNETGVIQPVEALADVARRHGALFHVDAVQSAGKIPVHTVVASADFTSLASHKIGGPAGVGALVVRESAPFASTLTGGAHEGRRRAGTEPVPLAVAFAAAAEIAAQDLEARAVRLASLRDFVEEAVSVVEPRAVFHGRGAARLPNTTNFYIPGDAGRDLVMQLDLMGFAVSNGAACSTGSARPSHVLAAMGRGAEETAHSLRVSLGPEVSRDDLAGFLTALARALGSVAPELATEGAGR